From the genome of Pseudomonas sihuiensis:
GCGAGCTGAGCAAGCCGGCCGCCATCGTCATCTGGACCACTACGCCCTGGACCATCCCGGCCAACCAGGCGCTCAACGTGCATCCGGAGTTCACCTACGCCTTGGTCGACACCGGTGAGCGTCTCTTGCTGCTGGCCGAGGAGTTGGTCGAGTCCTGCCTGCAGCGTTACGGCCTGCAAGGTCAGGTAATCGCGACAGCGCAGGGCGCCGCACTGGATCTGATCCGTTTCCGTCATCCGTTCTACGAGCGTTTCTCGCCGGTGTACCTGGCCGAATACGTCGAGCTGGGCGCCGGTACCGGTATCGTCCACTCGGCGCCGGCTTACGGTGAGGACGACTTCCGCACCTGCAAAGCCTATGGCATGAGCAACGATGACATTCTCAGCCCGGTGCAGAGCAATGGCGTCTACACCCCGGACCTGCCGTTCTTCGGCGGTCAGTTCATCTGGAAGGCCAACCCGGCCATCGTCGAGAAGCTGGCCGAAGTCGGTGCGCTGCTCAAGCACCAGCCGATCCAGCACAGCTACATGCACTGCTGGCGCCACAAGACGCCGCTCATCTACCGCGCCACCGCACAATGGTTCGTCGGCATGGATACCCAGCCGAAGCAAGGTGCGCCTCTGCGTGAGCGTGCGCTGGCAGCCATCGAGCAGACTCAGTTCGTCCCGGCCTGGGGCCAGGCGCGCCTGCACAGCATGATCGCCGGTCGTCCCGACTGGTGCATCTCGCGTCAGCGCAACTGGGGCGTGCCGATCCCGTTCTTCCTGCACAAGGCCACTGGCGAGCTGCACCCGCGCACCGTCGAGCTGATGGAAGAGGTCGCCAAGCGCGTCGAGCAAGAGGGCATCGAAGCCTGGTTCAAACTCGACGGCACCGAGCTGCTTGGCGCTGAAGCAGCTGACTACGACAAGATCAACGACACCCTCGATGTGTGGTTCGACTCCGGTACTACACACTGGCACGTGCTGCGCGGCTCCCACGACATGGGTCACACCGATGGCCCACGCGCCGATCTGTACCTCGAAGGTTCGGATCAACACCGTGGCTGGTTCCACTCGTCCCTGCTGACCGGCAGCGCCATCGACGGCCACGCGCCATACAAGGCACTGCTGACTCACGGCTTCGTGGTCGACGAGAACGGCCGCAAGATGTCCAAGTCGCTCGGCAACGTGGTCGCCCCGCAAGAGGTCAACGACAGCCTGGGCGCCGACATCATGCGCCTGTGGGTTGCGTCCACCGACTACTCCGGTGAGATGGCTGTGTCCAAGGTGATCCTCCAGCGCAGTGCCGATGCCTATCGCCGTATCCGCAACACCGCGCGCTTCATGTTGGCCAACCTCAACGGTTTCGATCCGGCCAGGGACCTGCTGCAGCCCGAGCAGATGCTTGATCTCGACCGCTGGGCCGTGGACGCCGCCCTGCGTTTGCAGGAAGAAATCATCGAGGCGTACGGCGATTACCGGTTCTGGAACGTCTACTCCAAGGTGCACAACTTCTGCGTGCAAGAGCTGGGCGGCTTCTACCTGGACATCATCAAGGATCGCCAGTACACCACCGCCGCTGATAGCGTGGCGCGTCGCTCCTGCCAGAGCGCACTGTTCCACATCAGCGAGGCGCTGGTGCGCTGGATCGCACCGATCCTGGCCTTCACCGCCGAGGAAATCTGGCAGTTCCTGCCGGGCGAGCGCAACGAGTCCGTCATGCTCAATACCTGGTACGCCGGCCTGGAGCGCCTGCCGGAAGGCTTCGAGCTGGATCGTGCCTACTGGGATCGCGTCATGGCGGTCAAGGCGGCAGTCAACAAAGAGCTGGAGAACCTGCGTACGACCAAGGCTATCGGTGCCAGCCTGCAGGCCGAAGTGACCCTGTTCTGCGATGAAGCCAAGCAGGCCGACCTGGCCAAGCTGGGAGACGAGCTGCGTTTCGCCCTGATCACCTCGGCCGCGCAGACGGCGCCGCTGTCCGAGGCTCCGGCTGATGCGGTTGTGACCGAAGTCGAAGGCCTGAAGTTAAAGATTCTCAAGTCCGCCCATGCCAAATGTGGTCGTTGCTGGCACTTCCGAGCCGATGTCGGCAGCCATGCTGCGCATCCGGAGCTGTGCGACCGCTGTGTCAGCAATATCGAAGGTAAAGGGGAGGTGCGCAAGCATGCCTAACGTCTCGCGTTTCGGGCATCTGCCCTGGTTGGTGTTGAGTGTGCTGATCCTGGTCGTCGACCGCGTGACCAAGGAATTCTTCGAAGGCAGCCTGAGCATGTACCAGCGCATCGAAGTCATTCCGGGCTACTTCGACTGGACCCTGGCCTACAACACCGGCGCCGCTTTCAGTTTCCTGGCCGATGCCTCCGGCTGGCAGCGCTGGTTTTTCGCCGCCATCGCCATCGTCGTCAGCGTCGTGCTGGTGATCTGGCTCAAGCGCCTCAAGCGTCATGAGACCCTGCTGGCCGTGGCCCTGGCCATGGTGCTGGGTGGCGCGCTGGGCAACCTGTACGACCGCGTGGTGCTCGGCCATGTGGTCGACTTCATCCTGGTGCACTGGCAGAGCCGCTGGTTCTTCCCGGCGTTCAACCTGGCTGACACCTTCATCACCATCGGCGCCATCCTGCTGGCGCTGGATATGTTCAAGAGCGACAAGTCCGCGAAGGAGGCTGCGCAATGACAGACGTACGCATCGGGCCGGACAGGGAAGTGACCCTGCATTTCGCCCTCAAGCTGGAAAACGGCGATGTGGTCGACAGTACCTTCGACAAGCAACCGGCGACCTTCAAGGTCGGTGACGGCAACCTGCTGCCCGGTTTCGAGCAGGCGCTGTACGGCTTCAAGGCCGGCGACAAGCGCAGCGTGCAGGTGCAGCCGGAGCAGGGCTTCGGCCAGCCCAACACACAGAACGTGCAGATCATGCCGCGCAGCCAGTTCGACGGCATGGAGCTCTCCGAAGGCCTGCTGGTGATCTTCAACGACGCCGCCAATGCCGAGCTGCCGGGGGTGGTCAAAGCTTTCGACGAGCAGCAGGTGACCATCGACTTCAACCACCCGCTGGCTGGCAAGGTGCTGCAATTCGATGTGGAAATCATCGAGGTCAAGGCGCTCTAGCCTGCGCTGCCGCTTTTGTAGGAGCGGCTTCAGCCGCGAAGCTCTTGTTGCAGCCTGCGCTTATCCCGCGCAGGCTGTATCTTCCGGGATCGACCCCTCGCGTCGTGCGATCCCCGATCAATACCGAGACAGCCAGCATGCATATCAAACTCGCCAACCCCCGTGGCTTCTGCGCCGGCGTCGATCGCGCCATCGAAATCGTCAACCGCGCGCTGGAAGTCTTCGGCCCGCCGATCTACGTGCGCCATGAAGTGGTGCACAACAAGTTCGTGGTCGAGGACCTGCGCGCCCGTGGCGCGGTATTCGTCGAAGAGCTGGATCAGGTGCCGGATGACGTCATCGTTATCTTCAGTGCTCACGGCGTCTCCAAGGCCGTGCGCGATGAAGCGGCGCGTCGTGGCCTCAAGGTATTCGACGCCACCTGCCCGCTGGTGACCAAGGTGCATATGGAAGTGGTGCGCTACAGCCGTGAAGGCCGTGAGTGCATTCTCATCGGCCACGAAGGTCACCCGGAAGTCGAAGGCACCATGGGCCAGTACGACGCCAGCAACGGCGGCGCCATCTACCTGGTGGAAGACGAGGCGGACGTCGCCGAGCTGCAGGTGCGTAATCCCGAAAACCTGGCGTTCGTGACCCAGACCACCCTGTCGATGGACGATACCAGCAAGGTGATCGATGCCCTGCGCGCCAAGTTCCCGGCTATCGGCGGCCCACGCAAGGATGACATCTGCTACGCCACCCAGAATCGCCAGGATGCGGTCAAGCAACTGGCCAGCGAGTGCGACGTGCTGCTCGTCGTCGGCAGCCCCAACAGCTCCAACTCCAACCGCCTACGGGAACTGGCCGAGCGCATGGGTACTCCGGCCTATCTGATCGATGGAGCAGAGGATCTCAAGCGTAAGTGGTTCGATGGCGTGAAGGGTATCGGCATCACGGCGGGGGCTTCGGCGCCTGAGGTGCTGGTGCGGGGGGTGGTTGATCAACTGCGCGCTTGGGGGGCGGAAGGGGAGACGGAACTTGATGGTCGGCCAGAGAATGTGACGTTCTCGATGCCGAAGGAGTTGAGGGTTAAGGCATTATAGAAAAAAGCCCCCGTCAGAGCGATCTGGCGGGGGCTTTAATTTACTGCAGGCACTATTTCCAGCAGTTACTTACGGAAGCGCCAGAAGCGGTAACACCTTTTTCACCCATGGCGTTGAGTGTCAAGTTACCGCACTTTGTATCGTTGAACGTATTGGTGGCCGTCAATGTATAACCGCCGTCCCCATTTGCGCTGGCGACGGAAAGCGTGTACTTGCCCGTTTCGGAGGTGTTTCCGCCGAGCCCCAGTTTGCCCAAGTCGCTATTGCTGGTGACATAGACATTATTCTGCGCAAAGTAGCGTTCCTGGCGAGCCGAAGCGTCGGCCAGCAGAGCCTGGCCTTCGCTTCGGTTTGCTCGTTGCACGTACTCCGTATAGCTCGGGTAGGCGATCGAGGCCAGAATGGCTATGACCACGACCACTATCATGACTTCAATCAGGGTGAAGCCGGTTTGAGCAGGTTTCATCGAATACTCCATAGCTGTTTATTCTTCTTCACTCTAGCTCGATGCGGCGCCAGCTTTGACGTCCAATACTGGATGGATCCGGATAGATATTGGTGCATTCCTGTCCGGTGCAGTACTGGAACGAGTTGTCAGAGTTCTGCGACAGCGTGCCACCACCTTCACCGTCCTGACGAATAGCCGAGATATTGTTGGTGCCGACGTCTGATGTCGGGGTGTAGTCGAACGCGTTATGGGGGGTTCTACCGCCCGTGAATGGGTTGATGGCGAAGGTCCAGTTGGTCGCGCCGTCACCGCATGGGTCGTCATTGGGGATCAGGGTCTGGAAGAAAACCGTGCGGCCCAGTTGCGACATGTTCTCTACCACCATTTCGCCCTCGCTCTGGCGAAGATCGAGCCACCAGCCATTTTGCGCGCTCTGGGTATCTGAGCCGTACCAATCCACAGCGTTATTGCTGATGACCAAGCCTTGCCGGGTCGAGCCATCGGCTGCCACCGTTACCTGATTGGTAATTTCCTGTTCTTGCAGGCTGGAACGGCTGATGTTTGGGTTACTGGCTTCTTCACCAAGGGTCTGCTTATCCCAGATGCCGTAAACGGTCTGGGGCATCGTTTTGTCGCCGTCCTTGTCATTGGTTTCGAAGAACTTGCCCGTGCCAAAGATCACCAGGTATCCAACACCGGTTGGGTGGCGAACCAGGCTTGGGGCGGAGGTGATGGGTTGACGGCTGCCGTTGTTGCTGGAAATAGCGCTGAACAACGGCTCACCGCCATAGGCAACTTCGAAATCATCGATAGCGTTCTCCCCGTCATCCTCACGGGTGAACGGGGCGCTGTCAGTGCGGCCGTTTCGTAGCAGATCGAAACGCCAGACGTTGCCTTGCAGGTCGCCTGCATAGGCGTAATCGGCTACACCGTCGCCGTTGTAATCACCGAGCTTGGGTGTGGACAGACCATTGGCTACGCCTTCTACACCAGAAACTTCAAGGCTCTTGAGAAGAGTCCCTTCCATGGCGTCGACAATAAATAGCGCTGCCTTGCCATTGGTGTTATTAGCGCTTTCATAACCGTTTCCGAACACAACAGCCCAAGTGCCAGTGTGCAGACGAGCAATGGTTGGCTGAGAGAAGCTGTAGCCCATTCTGGCTAGTGCCTCGTCTGGAAGATCATTGTCATCAAATTCCCAGAGCAGTTTCTCCTGTCCAGGGGTCGTTACATCAAGAGCGAATATGGATTTGCCGCCGGCCTTGAGCGTGCCGACCAGAATAGTGCGCCATTCGGTACCATCGAACACGTCCGCAACAGTGGGCGGACCATCGACATAGAACTCATGGCTGTAATTGGTGCCGGTAAGCTTGTTCAACTTGGGAAACACGGCAGTCGGGATGAATGCGAACTCTTCAGCACCTGTGTTGGCATTGAAGCCATGCAGCATGCCGTCGTTACCTCCGACATATACCCGAGGCTGTCGTTGGGCAATTCTTTCGGCAAAGTCGCTGTAAGCGGTGTTGCCTTCCAAACGGTTGGAGAAATTGATCAGATAACGTGGGCCGGAAACGACCGCAGGCGTGGAGGAATAGAAGTCGCCCAGCACGCCACTGCGTTGGCGGAACGTCGTGCCTTCACCCGTACGGTCACCACGCAAATAATCGAGGCGTAGCGAGCCTTTGCTATCCACGACGTTGCCGTTTTCCGGGTCACGGCTCAGGAAATAGGCCAACGTGCCTACGGTTCCGCTTGCCCCCGCATTTGCCCAAGTGAAGACTGCCAGACCGTTGTTGTCGTTGCCTGCAATTTTTATTCTTCGGCTCGCTGCTCCGGGCACCTGGTTTTTGGCACTCCAGATTTCCCGTGTTTCAAAGGTATTGGTCTGCGAGTTCCATCCCTTCTCAAAGCGCTTCACGTCCCCAGACCAATTATCGTCGCTGGCGTAGGAAGTCTGATAAGAAACCGTCCTGACGATTCCGTTGTCATCCTCATCCGTGCTGATCTGTCCAGAGTTGATCGCCGGTCGGGCTGCAGTGGATTTGCGGTCGGCGATACGCGAGAGGATGTCATCAAACGCCTGAACCATAGCCTCGGGGCTGTCCACGCTGAAGAACTCACCGCGTGAGTTGATCGCGGCATGCCACAGGTCGTAGACATTATTGGCGCTGCTGCTGGATGCTTCCGGCCAGTCTTTTGTTCCTGCCACCAGAGCTTCATAGCCCGCGCCCTTATGGGTGCTGCCTGACCAGGGAATGCCAGGGCTATTCAGGGAACTGGTCAGACCCAGGCCCATGATGAAGTTAGTCATATGTTGCCAAGTGGCCGGGTCGTTGCGCGCGTCCCAATAGTCAGTGGTGGTATCGCCACTCTTGAACGGGATGTAGGCCGGCACATCGTTGTCCAGGCTGGTATTGAGGTCGGTGGCCCAATAGTGCATGGCCAAATCGGCTAGGGTCTTTTCAGTTGTGTCGTAGTAGGGACGGCGCTGGCTGTAGCTGCGGCCATCCGGCAGGTCGAACGTGGCGGCATCGTGACGGAAATCGCTGGGGGCGCTGGCGTTGGCGTTCCACATACCATCAGTCATCAAGATATGGTAGCTGGCGCGGCAGGCATAGGTGTTTGCTGTTGTGTTCCTGTCGGAGCTGTTCCGGCTGTTTGGATACTTATGCCAGGCGACATCTTCCTTGAGGAATTCACCCGCTCTTTTCATTGCGGCGGGCAGGGGGGTTCCGCTATCGAAGTAAATGTCTTTGAGCCAGCTATAGAATTGTCCCTTATGCAGAGAGTCATACTGGCGGAACTTGTTGTCCTTGCAGCGTGAGGCGCTACCGCCATTGAGGGTGGTGCAGCGTGCAAGATCCTGCCAGCTCAAGCGTACTGCGGGCGATAATTGGGCGAATGCGAGGCTTGTGGCGGACAGGGTTGCCAGGGCGCGGGTTCTGTAGAAGGAGTACCAGATGGCGAAGTTTTCTTCTTCTTCCTCTTCGACAAAGACCAGCTTGTAGCAACTGGCATCCGCAGTGGAGTCGGAGCAGCCGGTAAGCGAATCGTCGTAACTGTAATAGTAGGCTGGCGTACGGGCGGTATAGGTGTTGCCGTCTCTGCTGCAGGTGAAATGGGTATTGTCCAGCACCGGGCCGGCCTCCTGGATGACACAGGTACGAGTGCCGTCTGGGCGGGTCAGTCTAAAGACGATACCGGCCTCGCTTTCTACATCATCCGGTTGCTGATTGTTTGAGGTTGTTTTGGTTACCTGGAAATCGCCTGCTGGCCCGTTGAGCCGATTGTGATTGCCCAGGGGCATGCGGTACTCCCTACCCGTAGGCCGATAATAACTGGACAGGTCAAGCGTGCCGTCTTCGGGTCTAAAGCCATTGATAGGCGCTGCGCTGAATTGGGTTGAAAGGGTGATTTCTTCGCCGTTTACGTCGAAGAACGGCGGGATGACATAGTCGGTGTTCGGGTTGTAGTACATCGGGTTGTACGCATTGGCAGCATACAGGCGGGTGATGTTGGAGCCGCTGATGACGCTACCCAATACGCTATCTGGGACGTAGCCCCAGGACATACTGCCCGATTCGTCCAGAGTCAGGATCAGGTTTGGCGGCACGCCAATGGTCAGGCTCAGTGGGCTTTGCGATACAGTGGCATAGGCATCGGCGGCGCTCAGCAAGGCGATGCCAAAGGCTGCGTACGAGAGAGTCTTGGCGCGAGAGTGGAGACGGAAAGAGTGCATGATGTCGGCTCTCAATTGTTAAGGCCAAGATAGATATTGGCGTTTGTCGATTGCAGGTACAGGACTTCTCCAGCCCTGCCATTGTTCAGATAGAAATAGGTGCCCTGGCCTTCGGCAACCATGCCGTACTCGGCGTTGACTGCTGCGTTACCGGCTTCGCCAGCTCGGATGCTGTTCCAGTGGGCGTCTGCCTGGGCGCTCGCTTGTGTACTGTTTTCGGCGTCGGTGCCGCGATAAGGCATCCAGAGCAGGCCCCCTGATGAGCTGTCGCCGAGGTAGTCTTCATTTGCCTCTTTCGGGTTGTTAACGAAGTCGAGGAGGTTGCTGTTTTGTATGGCAAGAAGGCATGGTTTATTGATGCCATTGACGTTCAGTGTGTTGTTCGTACTGCAGTTGGCGGCTTTTGGTTCCAGTTTGTCGCGAATATTACCCGGCCCGTAGTAACGAAACTCGGCCTCACGCAAAGCGGCGTCGGCGACGTTGATAAGTTTTGTCTCCTGAGCGCGATTGGCAGTGATGCGTGTTTCCAGGGTCACCCCGCGCATGCTGTTGATCGCAAGTAATGTCAGTACAAGCAGCATGATGAGGGCGATGAACAGAACTGCACCTCTTTGTTTTTGATAGGTGATGGCTCTCATGGCATGAGGTTCCTGACTGTCTGCGTGCTACTTGTTACTTGATATAGGCGGCGGCTATCCGCTGTCTGCAAGCGTGTCTTCTCATCCTCGGTCGCAGTTGCCAGCCAGTCGTCGAGAATTTTTGAATCATCACTATCGCGTTGGCTGCTTCGACTGGCCATCAGCAGGGAGTAACGTACGCTTCGAATTGAGCCGCTTGCGGGCGTCCAGTCTGCTTGGGGAACGTAGCTGGAAACTTCTTTTCCCAGAACGTCAGAGTTACCAACCCCAAAATCCAGGCGCATGTCGGCAACTCCGCGAAGCAACTCTCCATACTGGGGGGAAGAAACGTTCAGGCTCTTGCAGAGCAGGCGACCTTTGGGAAGATCATTGTCGGGACTGGGATCATACTTGAACGCCAGTACTATGAGGCTCGATGTCGGAGGCGATGAAAAGGCTACCTCGTCATTAAAGCTCGCGCTGGCTGCGCCTTGGCAATCCAGCTCACCGCTTGTTTTCGGTTGATAGCGTATGCAAAAGCCTCGGCCCTCAGCTGGGTCAAGCCCGGTAATGGAGTGGCCTGCACCGAATGCTTGGCAATCACCACTGGCACTTCTGCTAGGGAAAGCTTCTTCAACCAATATCACAGGGTCTCGTCTGTATCCCGCCTTGCCTAGATATTCGTTCAGCATCAAGCTGGCAAAGCGGCCGTTCTCCAGATTCCCGGCCTGATTCTGCTGGAAAACGTAGTTACGCTTGTTGTCGATGTAGACCTGCGTAATACCAAGGATCAACAGACTGCTGATAGCCAAGGCAATCAACAGTTCGATAAGCGAAAGGCCGAACTGGCGTTTAACTGTATTCATGGTTCTACCCGAACGGTGTAGGTGCATACGGTGGCATCTGGGTCGTCAGCATCTAGGCATGCGCCCTCGCGGACCTGCCAGGCAAGGCGGATTTCGAGCATCGAGCCTGCTCCGTCACAATCGCCAGGGCTCGAACTGCGACAGATGCTGACATCGCTTTCGAATACAGCGGCTCCGCCAGGAAGCATTGCTTCAACCTTGTCGGCCCAGCAGTCGCGTTGCTCCTTTGGGGTTTCGGCAAGACGCGTTGTGGTGGTGACGCACGCGTCGCGGTCCGCGAAGTCGTCGCCTTTCGCCTTGTAAAAGAGAGAGTCCTCTTTCATTCCACTATTAATCGGGAATTTCGGGACCGACGAGTTGTAAAGCGCTTGCGGATTTGCTCGGGCTATTTCAATCAGCTCATTGGCCAGCGAAACGGCCGTGTTGCGTTGCACCGAATCCTGTGTGTACTGAATGCTGCGTCCTTGCAAGGCAACCATACCGAGCACACCAATGGTGGTCAGCAGGAGAGCTACAAGTACCTCGATGAGGCTGAATCCTTTGTTATTGCTCATAGGCATCCTCACAAGGTGCAACTGTCGAGAGCTGTGTTACTGGCATCCTTTTTCCCTGGCAGGTATAGGCTGGTTGCGCCGCTGGATTGGATTTCCAGGAAGTACCCACGAGCGGCGTCGTCGTCGTGGCAGACAGTGAAAGTCGCTGCGGTTGCCGTGCCATTGCTTCTGAAGGTAATGGTCTCTGCACTCGAGCGTATCGTTACTAGCTCAGGGTTGTGCTCGAACTGGCGAATAGTGGTACCGCCTCGCTCGATAACCCACGCTTCTTCGTCATCCGTCTCGACCGTAATGGTTGACCTCAAGGTTACAGCCTCGCCCCGGGCGTAGAGGAGAAAAGACCTGAGTTCTTCTGCCTGACTCTGCAGGCGATTGCGTTCGATCATGTCGGTAAAGCTCGGCGCTGCGATCAGCGCAACGATAGCGAGCAGCGCGATGACGATCATCAACTCGACCAGGGTGAATCCACTGGTTCCCGTTTTGCCTGGCATGACTGACTCCACTCATAACTTTGAGTGGATGATTGCCGATAGGGACCAGGGAAGTCCTGCGCAGCGGGACGGTTGGTTTCTTTGGGATGACGGTCGGTTATCTGCTTCGCAGTTGTGTGCTCCAGTTCACGCTGGCTGTAGCGGCGTGAATCAGTTGCAACGGTAGGCGTCCTTGATATCTTCCTTGGCGTCAGACCTTCGAACACGACCCTGCCGGCTAATGATCAGCTGCCATGCCAAGCCGTGCTGGGTGCAAAGGAAAAAACGGCCGTTACCTGTGGGGCTGGTGCCGTCGCTCCTGAATAGAATTTCTTTCCGATATCCCGTCCAGTGCAGTATGCCGTCAAGCCCTGATAGCTTGTCTCGACTCAGTATTTCGTCGGTCGTCGGTGACTTCAGGATCCAGCCCTCATTCCAATCGTCCATGCACTCGACATCGGATGAGGGGCAGAGCAGCACCGCTCTGTTTTCCGCAATTGCTTTGGTTCTGGCAATTTGCAGATTGCGTAATAGCAGGTCCCCCGAAGCCTGTTGTCGGTTTTTTTCGATCAACCGAGTCGTGTGGGGAACTGCAATGGTCGCCAGAATGGCGAGTATGGCGAGGGTCGTGAGGAGCTCGGGCAGGCTAAAGGCCCATTGTTGAGAATGGCGCATCTTTGCATCCTTGTATGTATGTTTACCGTCCTGGTGTTGAAAGGTTTAGACCTTCCGTATGAAAAGGGCAAGGTGGAGTCTTGATGTCGGAAAAGTTTCTGATTGTGGGGGGTGGTGCTATTGGCATGCTCTCAACGCTATTGCTTGCGCGAAGTGGGGCAGATGTGTGTTTGCTTGAGGGGCGGGCTCTGGGCCGCGAATCCTCCTGGGCCGGTGGTGGCATCGTGTCGCCGCTCTATCCGTGGCGTTACAGCGCTGCGGTCACGGCGTTGGCGCATTGGTCGCAGGATTTCTATCCGGGGTTAGCTCGGCTGTTGCTGGAAGACACCGGCGTCGATCCCGAGGTGCATGTCACCGGGCTGTACTGGCTGGACCTCGATGATGAGGCCGAGGCGCTGGCCTGGGCTCGGCGTCAGGGGCGCGAGTTGTTTCCGGTGGATATCGCTGAGGCGTATCAGCAGGTGCCTGTTCTGGGTGGTGGTTTCCAGCGCGCCATTCATATGCCGGGTGTGGCCAATGTGCGTAACCCTAGGTTGGTCAAAGCGCTGCGGGCGGCCTTGACGGCCATGCCCAACGTGGAGCTGCGTGAGCATTGTCCAGTCACCGGGTTTGT
Proteins encoded in this window:
- a CDS encoding GspH/FimT family pseudopilin; amino-acid sequence: MRHSQQWAFSLPELLTTLAILAILATIAVPHTTRLIEKNRQQASGDLLLRNLQIARTKAIAENRAVLLCPSSDVECMDDWNEGWILKSPTTDEILSRDKLSGLDGILHWTGYRKEILFRSDGTSPTGNGRFFLCTQHGLAWQLIISRQGRVRRSDAKEDIKDAYRCN
- the pilV gene encoding type IV pilus modification protein PilV, with translation MSNNKGFSLIEVLVALLLTTIGVLGMVALQGRSIQYTQDSVQRNTAVSLANELIEIARANPQALYNSSVPKFPINSGMKEDSLFYKAKGDDFADRDACVTTTTRLAETPKEQRDCWADKVEAMLPGGAAVFESDVSICRSSSPGDCDGAGSMLEIRLAWQVREGACLDADDPDATVCTYTVRVEP
- a CDS encoding GspH/FimT family pseudopilin; the encoded protein is MPGKTGTSGFTLVELMIVIALLAIVALIAAPSFTDMIERNRLQSQAEELRSFLLYARGEAVTLRSTITVETDDEEAWVIERGGTTIRQFEHNPELVTIRSSAETITFRSNGTATAATFTVCHDDDAARGYFLEIQSSGATSLYLPGKKDASNTALDSCTL
- a CDS encoding PilW family protein, whose product is MNTVKRQFGLSLIELLIALAISSLLILGITQVYIDNKRNYVFQQNQAGNLENGRFASLMLNEYLGKAGYRRDPVILVEEAFPSRSASGDCQAFGAGHSITGLDPAEGRGFCIRYQPKTSGELDCQGAASASFNDEVAFSSPPTSSLIVLAFKYDPSPDNDLPKGRLLCKSLNVSSPQYGELLRGVADMRLDFGVGNSDVLGKEVSSYVPQADWTPASGSIRSVRYSLLMASRSSQRDSDDSKILDDWLATATEDEKTRLQTADSRRLYQVTSSTQTVRNLMP